Proteins from one Chitinophaga oryzae genomic window:
- a CDS encoding acyltransferase family protein, translated as MDNRTSWADNLRSFITVLVVAHHSSLAYTTFAWFDKTAYIRSTHPVVDAARSRGLDIFEDFNDVFFMSLMFLISGIFVFRSLQHKGAGKFIRDRFYRLFLPFLIGVTVLMLLAYYPAYYLAHGRHDIAAYVVDFFTVEAWPVGPPWFIWVLFAFNIVVAVLFPLVQHRITRWNQWLTGLQQHPVKIVLYWFLFSWVLYVPLVLLTDAGRWTGIGPFDFQVSRVLLYFGYFSLGILIGAGGLARSIFADGSVWVRYWWCWLLAAAGVYAALKGSEAPLTAMMARQELSVLHANLIYRSVWILSCTLSGIAFLTTFKSLMNRTGAGWQSLSANAYGIYLVHYIFVLWCQYLLLDVPLTAWPKFLLTFVASWLLSWGLTAIVRKNRTIGRYL; from the coding sequence ATGGACAACAGAACAAGCTGGGCAGACAATCTACGTTCATTCATTACCGTGCTGGTAGTGGCCCATCATTCGTCGCTGGCCTATACTACTTTTGCCTGGTTTGATAAAACTGCGTATATCCGCTCCACGCACCCTGTCGTGGATGCGGCCCGAAGCAGAGGGCTGGACATTTTCGAAGATTTTAACGATGTCTTTTTTATGTCGCTGATGTTTTTGATCAGTGGCATTTTTGTGTTCCGTAGCCTGCAACATAAAGGTGCTGGCAAGTTTATACGTGATCGTTTTTACCGCCTGTTCCTTCCTTTTCTTATAGGCGTTACCGTGCTGATGTTGCTGGCGTATTATCCGGCCTATTATTTAGCGCACGGCCGGCACGACATCGCTGCCTATGTCGTTGATTTTTTCACCGTAGAGGCGTGGCCGGTAGGGCCGCCGTGGTTTATCTGGGTATTGTTTGCCTTTAATATTGTGGTAGCCGTATTGTTTCCCCTGGTGCAGCACCGTATTACGCGCTGGAATCAATGGTTGACCGGCCTGCAGCAACATCCGGTGAAAATTGTGTTGTACTGGTTTCTTTTTTCATGGGTGTTATATGTACCGCTGGTATTGCTGACAGACGCGGGCCGGTGGACCGGCATCGGGCCTTTTGATTTCCAGGTAAGCCGCGTGTTGTTGTATTTCGGTTATTTCTCTCTCGGGATACTGATAGGAGCAGGGGGATTGGCACGCAGCATTTTCGCTGACGGCTCCGTATGGGTACGTTACTGGTGGTGCTGGCTGCTGGCCGCGGCAGGCGTATATGCGGCCCTGAAAGGCAGTGAAGCGCCGCTGACAGCCATGATGGCCCGGCAGGAGCTGAGCGTGCTACACGCCAACCTGATATACCGGTCGGTCTGGATACTGTCCTGCACGCTGAGCGGCATCGCTTTCCTCACTACTTTCAAAAGCCTGATGAACCGTACCGGTGCAGGATGGCAGTCGCTTTCAGCCAACGCCTATGGCATCTACCTCGTGCATTATATTTTTGTCTTGTGGTGCCAGTATCTCCTGCTGGATGTGCCCCTGACCGCATGGCCCAAATTCCTGCTCACTTTCGTGGCCAGCTGGCTGCTAAGCTGGGGGTTGACAGCCATCGTCAGGAAAAACAGGACCATCGGCAGATATTTATAG
- a CDS encoding FecR family protein codes for MDQSRIIYLVGRYLEKGLTEAEQAEFGQLLRDQESYDALLAAFDALAGDLDISVPPDGALLPILHTALASDRPPVQVASYRRWYWPAAAAAVLAMVVCSYLWLSRPATTGLAHNGTEKHNILPGKEGAILTLADGSEVVLDSLGNGTIARQNGAQLVLADAQLSYQPAGTSAETATYNTITTPRGRQFRVVLSDGTAVWLNAASSLRYPTVFGEGKRQVEVKGEAYFEVAPDTKKPFHVNINQKADILVLGTHFNVNAYDNEEALAATLMEGAVRVSAPVPGKAAEVVLRPGQQARISAAANRITVKEHADVDNVIAWKNGLFNFDGADFADIMRQLERWYDIEVVYEKGTPDIEFEGQMTRDVPLNGLLTILSRSGIQFRLEGRKLIVQP; via the coding sequence ATGGATCAATCTCGCATTATTTATCTGGTTGGCCGCTACCTGGAAAAGGGCCTGACAGAAGCCGAACAGGCCGAATTCGGACAACTGCTCCGGGACCAGGAGAGTTATGACGCCCTGCTGGCAGCTTTTGACGCCCTCGCAGGCGACCTGGATATTTCCGTCCCGCCGGACGGGGCGCTGCTGCCTATACTGCATACTGCGCTCGCCAGCGACCGACCGCCAGTACAGGTCGCATCGTACCGCCGATGGTACTGGCCCGCGGCAGCTGCAGCAGTACTTGCGATGGTTGTATGCAGTTACCTGTGGCTTTCCCGGCCGGCAACAACAGGGCTGGCCCACAACGGAACAGAGAAGCATAATATCCTGCCTGGTAAAGAAGGCGCCATCCTCACCCTTGCTGACGGTTCCGAAGTGGTGCTCGACAGCCTTGGCAATGGTACGATCGCCCGGCAAAACGGGGCGCAGCTGGTACTGGCCGACGCGCAGCTTTCGTATCAACCTGCCGGGACCAGCGCCGAAACAGCTACCTACAACACCATTACTACGCCCCGGGGGCGGCAGTTCCGGGTGGTGTTATCCGACGGCACAGCCGTCTGGCTGAACGCTGCCAGTTCATTAAGATACCCTACGGTATTTGGAGAGGGAAAAAGACAGGTTGAAGTAAAAGGCGAAGCGTATTTCGAAGTAGCGCCCGACACTAAAAAACCTTTTCATGTGAATATCAATCAGAAAGCGGACATCCTGGTGCTCGGCACACATTTCAACGTAAATGCCTATGACAACGAGGAAGCCCTTGCCGCTACTTTAATGGAAGGAGCTGTACGTGTATCCGCCCCCGTGCCAGGGAAAGCGGCTGAAGTAGTACTGCGCCCCGGCCAGCAGGCCAGGATCAGCGCGGCAGCTAATCGTATCACGGTGAAAGAGCATGCCGATGTCGATAACGTGATTGCCTGGAAAAATGGCCTGTTCAATTTTGACGGCGCTGACTTTGCTGATATTATGCGTCAACTGGAACGCTGGTACGATATTGAAGTTGTATATGAAAAAGGGACGCCGGATATTGAATTTGAAGGGCAGATGACAAGAGATGTACCATTAAACGGATTGCTGACTATACTTAGCCGCAGCGGCATTCAATTCAGATTAGAAGGAAGAAAACTGATAGTTCAACCATAA
- a CDS encoding LytR/AlgR family response regulator transcription factor, with protein sequence MTSPLRIVLIEDEAATARNLEYILSAIKPSIEIMATLTGVTEGVEWLTANNGYDLIFSDIRLADGLSFEIFKEINTVKPVIFVTAYNDYAIEAFRNNGIDYILKPFDEDEIRRALTKYDTLIAPGREVQQAKIAALLQQLQSATKNYKNSFLFHHCGRLIPVETAKIHWFYTANDIVYAHTADGRQFIAPSKLEQLERQLDPGLFFRANRQFIINRHAVGTVAYFFNGRLEVIIHPSPQEQVLVSKARAMLFRKWLDQ encoded by the coding sequence ATGACGTCGCCACTCCGCATAGTATTGATCGAAGACGAAGCCGCTACGGCGAGAAACCTGGAGTATATTCTCAGCGCCATCAAACCTTCTATTGAGATAATGGCAACCTTAACAGGCGTAACGGAAGGCGTTGAATGGCTGACAGCCAACAACGGTTATGATTTGATATTTTCGGACATACGGCTTGCAGACGGATTGTCATTCGAAATTTTTAAAGAGATAAACACCGTCAAGCCTGTTATTTTTGTTACGGCCTATAACGACTATGCCATAGAAGCCTTTCGTAATAATGGCATCGATTATATTTTAAAGCCTTTTGATGAAGATGAGATACGCCGCGCTTTGACAAAATACGATACGCTGATAGCGCCCGGTAGGGAAGTGCAACAGGCTAAAATAGCGGCCTTGTTACAGCAGTTGCAGTCGGCCACTAAAAACTATAAAAATTCATTTCTCTTTCATCATTGCGGAAGGCTTATCCCCGTGGAAACAGCTAAAATCCACTGGTTTTACACCGCCAACGACATCGTGTATGCCCATACGGCGGACGGACGACAATTTATCGCTCCGTCTAAGCTGGAGCAGCTGGAGCGGCAGCTGGACCCCGGGCTTTTTTTCAGGGCCAACCGTCAGTTCATTATCAACCGCCATGCGGTGGGTACGGTAGCGTATTTTTTCAACGGGAGACTGGAGGTCATCATTCACCCCTCACCACAAGAGCAGGTACTGGTTAGCAAAGCAAGAGCAATGCTCTTCAGAAAATGGCTGGACCAATAA
- a CDS encoding sigma-70 family RNA polymerase sigma factor, whose amino-acid sequence MRILQSEAASQEVLQDYFIKLWLNRTTLAEIELPGPWLRKVLVRECLQYLRKAAVYQRKLDGLPTEADSHNQALHSLSVKEIQEAVGKALSAMSPQRRLIYQMSREKGMTTKEIAEELGLSNGYVRNVLSAALQTIRGFLFPMDLMSVVVFLYFF is encoded by the coding sequence ATGCGGATCCTGCAAAGCGAGGCTGCCAGCCAGGAAGTGCTGCAGGACTATTTTATCAAATTATGGCTGAACAGGACCACCCTGGCGGAAATTGAACTGCCTGGCCCCTGGCTGAGAAAGGTCCTGGTCCGGGAATGCCTGCAATACCTCCGCAAAGCCGCCGTCTATCAACGCAAACTGGATGGCCTTCCAACAGAAGCCGACAGCCATAACCAGGCACTCCACTCCTTGTCCGTAAAAGAGATCCAGGAAGCGGTGGGCAAGGCCCTCTCTGCCATGTCTCCCCAACGCAGGCTTATTTACCAGATGAGCCGGGAAAAGGGGATGACAACAAAAGAAATCGCGGAAGAACTGGGGTTGTCCAACGGGTATGTAAGAAATGTGCTTAGCGCGGCCCTGCAAACGATCCGCGGTTTTCTTTTCCCTATGGACCTGATGTCTGTAGTTGTTTTTTTATATTTTTTTTAA
- a CDS encoding nuclear transport factor 2 family protein, which translates to MVQRENIIKAYVEAYNNKDVDGMLHDMAEGVVFENVSGGTVTLSIKGRNDLRAQAEQVLPVFTERRQTIRAFRHEGDQAAIDIDYHAVVAIDLPNGLKKGDTLALTGQSVFTFSAEGKIVKLTDIS; encoded by the coding sequence ATGGTGCAACGGGAAAATATCATCAAAGCCTATGTGGAGGCTTATAACAACAAGGACGTAGACGGAATGCTGCACGATATGGCGGAGGGGGTAGTTTTTGAAAACGTTTCCGGCGGGACAGTTACCCTCAGTATCAAAGGGCGGAATGACCTGCGGGCACAGGCGGAACAGGTATTGCCGGTATTTACTGAGAGAAGGCAGACTATCCGGGCGTTCCGCCATGAAGGGGATCAGGCGGCGATAGACATCGATTACCACGCGGTAGTGGCCATCGACCTGCCCAATGGCCTTAAAAAGGGCGATACGCTGGCGTTAACGGGGCAGTCAGTTTTTACGTTTTCGGCTGAAGGGAAAATTGTCAAACTGACCGATATCAGTTAA
- a CDS encoding DUF5996 family protein: MQQTTLSSGQWPVINYNDWKDTLATVHLWTQIVGKIRLRQMPWLNHSWHVTLYVNPYGLSTGSMPYRHGIFQIDFDFIHHQLVITTSSGGKEALGLRPRTVADFYASLFDKLKSLQIDVTIYPVPSEMPDAIPFTKDQLHQSYDQHQMENFWQALVRIHNVFTRFRAGFTGKCSPVHFFWGAFDLAVTRFSGRDAPQHQGQMPNMPAVVMQEAYSKEVSSCGFWPGNDQFPEAAFYAYAYPAAPEFAAQPVQPAAAFFSPEMGEFLLPYAAVQASDDPEGTLMAFLRTTYEAAANTAHWDRKALECDHSDLEEAYGCYKTK; the protein is encoded by the coding sequence ATGCAGCAGACTACATTATCATCCGGCCAATGGCCGGTCATTAACTACAACGACTGGAAAGACACCCTCGCCACTGTACATCTGTGGACGCAGATCGTGGGTAAAATACGCCTGCGGCAAATGCCCTGGCTCAATCATTCCTGGCATGTAACGTTATATGTCAACCCCTATGGACTCAGCACCGGCAGTATGCCATACCGCCACGGTATTTTCCAGATCGATTTTGATTTTATTCATCACCAGCTTGTGATCACCACCAGCAGCGGGGGAAAAGAGGCCCTGGGCCTGCGGCCGCGTACTGTAGCGGATTTCTACGCTTCCCTGTTCGACAAGCTGAAGTCGCTGCAGATAGATGTGACCATCTATCCTGTGCCCAGCGAGATGCCGGACGCCATTCCTTTCACCAAAGATCAGCTGCATCAGTCGTATGATCAGCACCAGATGGAGAACTTCTGGCAGGCACTGGTGCGCATACATAACGTATTCACCCGTTTCCGTGCCGGTTTCACCGGCAAGTGCAGCCCCGTGCACTTTTTCTGGGGTGCTTTCGACCTGGCCGTTACCCGTTTCTCCGGCCGTGACGCTCCGCAGCATCAGGGACAAATGCCCAATATGCCGGCGGTGGTGATGCAGGAGGCTTACTCCAAAGAGGTGAGCTCCTGCGGCTTCTGGCCGGGCAACGATCAGTTTCCGGAGGCCGCTTTTTACGCTTATGCTTATCCGGCGGCGCCGGAATTTGCCGCACAGCCGGTGCAGCCGGCAGCAGCTTTCTTCAGCCCGGAAATGGGAGAATTCCTGTTGCCTTATGCGGCGGTTCAAGCGTCAGATGACCCGGAAGGTACGCTGATGGCTTTTCTGCGGACTACTTATGAGGCGGCGGCTAACACGGCGCATTGGGACCGTAAAGCGCTGGAGTGTGATCATTCGGACCTGGAGGAGGCGTATGGGTGTTATAAGACAAAGTAA
- a CDS encoding alpha/beta hydrolase family protein, whose amino-acid sequence MKKLLYLLVMMSGAILACSKNNDTEEMLHLQADRSLQGPIQKPLSGYGSDGSYEVAEADFDNPQYAGTQVAVFYPKGITSPRPTIFFAHPFGGENKAYNIELYHFIAKKGYVVVFVPYRTIDISVDHRYQTLWEGFVKAADKYPGIIDTRKVGFMGHSFGGGACIDLAYKAFTEKGWGQDARFLFTMAPWYSFNWNSPFTTAQQLQSFPANTKMIAQVYDEDDVNDHRMSVDIFKHINIPDSEKDFVYVRSSVINGYDYVTDHVMPSSRKAFDALDYYGVYRLLDALMDYSFNANANAKSVALGNGSAAQATMPSYKGQSMAPLEVTDNPVPKYPQSKYQFPCGSNTNPRNSYCE is encoded by the coding sequence ATGAAGAAACTATTATATCTGTTGGTGATGATGTCCGGCGCTATTTTAGCCTGCTCTAAAAACAACGATACTGAAGAGATGTTGCACTTGCAGGCCGATAGAAGTCTGCAGGGGCCGATACAGAAGCCGTTGTCCGGTTATGGATCGGACGGAAGTTATGAGGTGGCGGAAGCAGATTTTGACAATCCGCAGTATGCCGGAACACAAGTGGCCGTTTTTTATCCGAAAGGTATTACATCCCCCAGACCGACCATATTTTTTGCGCATCCTTTTGGGGGAGAAAACAAAGCTTATAATATAGAACTGTACCATTTTATCGCGAAGAAAGGTTACGTGGTAGTGTTTGTCCCTTACCGTACCATCGATATCAGCGTAGATCACCGCTACCAGACCCTTTGGGAAGGTTTTGTCAAAGCTGCTGACAAATATCCTGGCATCATAGACACCAGAAAAGTGGGTTTTATGGGACATTCATTTGGTGGTGGCGCCTGCATAGACCTGGCCTATAAAGCCTTTACCGAAAAAGGATGGGGGCAGGATGCCCGTTTCCTTTTTACAATGGCGCCGTGGTATTCTTTTAACTGGAACAGTCCGTTCACTACGGCACAGCAGTTACAAAGTTTTCCTGCCAATACCAAAATGATAGCGCAGGTATATGATGAAGATGATGTAAACGACCACCGGATGTCTGTCGATATCTTTAAACACATCAATATACCTGACAGTGAGAAGGATTTCGTTTATGTCAGATCATCTGTCATTAACGGGTATGATTATGTGACAGACCACGTAATGCCCAGCTCGCGAAAGGCTTTTGACGCCCTGGATTATTACGGCGTATATCGCCTGTTAGACGCCTTAATGGATTACAGCTTCAATGCAAATGCCAATGCCAAAAGCGTGGCGTTAGGGAATGGATCTGCTGCACAGGCCACGATGCCTTCCTATAAAGGACAGTCGATGGCGCCACTCGAGGTAACGGACAATCCTGTGCCCAAATATCCCCAGAGCAAATATCAGTTTCCCTGTGGCAGCAATACTAATCCGAGGAATAGCTATTGTGAGTAA
- a CDS encoding acyl-CoA dehydrogenase family protein: MSGPGFDFEHVSNQVPVLENYNTFTTHPVLQNTLRAYGGSWAVPLATEMGQLMGSHEFQEAGILANTHLPVLHTHDRFGNRLDTVAYHPAYHQMMTAAIRHQVHSIAWTTAEKGGYLAHSVLSYLKQQIDEGSSCPLTMTFAVVPSLQIAPDIAREWLPRVLSTIYDERHLPYTEKHGVTFGMAMTEPQGGSDVRANITMAQPAGDGSYRITGRKWFCSAPMSDAFLVLAQAPGGLSCFLLPRFTPDGAKNQLRFQRLKDKLGNRSNASGEVEFHGAWARIIGDEGRGIANIMEMVRHTRLDCAVGSAATLQRALAEAVHHCQHRHTFGKSLLHHPLMQNVLTDLALESAAATTFAMRLAKGFDDAKTDEAALHFTRIATAVGKFWNTKRAVLAMGEIVECLGGNGYVETSILPRLYRDVPVNAIWEGSGNIQAMDVLRAMQKEPASVAALMQYFQQGVGLHPLLKRHLEGLQLLLARPSDYERSARIIVEKMALAIQAIELIQTASPEMAEMFCQARLRADRSLTWGTLEEMKGWEEVITDSYNGD; this comes from the coding sequence ATGTCTGGTCCCGGTTTCGATTTTGAACATGTCAGCAACCAGGTTCCCGTGCTGGAGAACTACAACACGTTCACCACCCACCCCGTGCTGCAAAACACGTTGCGCGCCTATGGCGGCAGCTGGGCCGTGCCCCTGGCCACCGAAATGGGCCAATTGATGGGCAGTCATGAGTTCCAGGAAGCCGGTATCCTCGCAAATACTCATCTGCCGGTACTGCATACCCATGACCGTTTCGGCAACCGCCTCGATACCGTGGCCTACCATCCGGCCTACCATCAGATGATGACAGCGGCCATCCGGCACCAGGTGCATTCCATCGCGTGGACTACCGCCGAAAAAGGCGGTTACCTCGCCCATAGCGTGCTCTCCTACCTGAAACAACAAATCGATGAAGGCAGCAGTTGCCCGCTGACGATGACTTTTGCCGTGGTCCCCTCGCTGCAGATAGCCCCTGATATTGCCCGGGAATGGCTGCCACGCGTGCTCTCCACCATCTACGACGAACGTCACCTTCCCTACACTGAAAAACACGGCGTCACCTTCGGCATGGCCATGACAGAACCACAGGGCGGCAGCGACGTACGCGCCAATATCACCATGGCACAACCCGCCGGCGACGGCAGCTACCGCATTACCGGCCGTAAATGGTTCTGCAGCGCGCCCATGAGCGACGCTTTCCTCGTGCTGGCACAAGCACCCGGAGGACTCAGTTGTTTCCTCCTCCCCCGCTTTACACCCGACGGCGCCAAAAACCAGCTCCGGTTCCAACGCCTGAAAGACAAGCTCGGTAACCGTTCCAACGCCTCCGGAGAGGTAGAGTTTCACGGCGCCTGGGCCCGTATCATCGGGGATGAAGGCCGCGGCATCGCCAATATTATGGAGATGGTACGCCACACGCGGCTGGACTGTGCCGTCGGTTCCGCCGCTACGCTGCAACGCGCCCTCGCTGAAGCGGTCCATCATTGCCAACACCGGCATACATTCGGAAAATCGCTGCTGCATCACCCGCTGATGCAGAACGTGCTCACCGACCTCGCGCTGGAGTCGGCCGCCGCGACCACCTTCGCCATGCGGCTCGCCAAAGGATTCGACGACGCCAAGACCGACGAGGCGGCGCTGCATTTCACCCGTATCGCTACGGCCGTAGGCAAGTTCTGGAATACCAAACGCGCCGTCCTTGCCATGGGAGAAATAGTAGAATGCCTCGGCGGCAATGGTTACGTGGAAACGTCTATCCTGCCGCGGCTTTACCGCGATGTGCCGGTCAATGCTATCTGGGAAGGCTCCGGAAACATCCAGGCGATGGACGTGCTGCGGGCCATGCAGAAAGAACCCGCGAGCGTAGCTGCGCTGATGCAGTATTTCCAGCAAGGCGTCGGACTACATCCTTTATTGAAGAGGCACCTGGAAGGGTTGCAACTGTTGCTTGCACGCCCGTCGGATTACGAACGTTCCGCCAGGATCATCGTAGAAAAAATGGCGCTGGCGATACAGGCGATAGAGTTGATACAGACGGCATCACCAGAGATGGCGGAGATGTTCTGCCAGGCGCGGCTGCGTGCAGACAGGAGTTTGACATGGGGTACGCTGGAAGAGATGAAGGGATGGGAAGAGGTGATCACCGATAGCTACAATGGTGATTAA
- a CDS encoding sensor histidine kinase, which produces MIRNERKIYLYSSLLIALVVNSAKLMALNTDGIIARYWQFDIREYGFQFLYNLLFCLALLHLNLAHDRYFSVYRQNKQWLKLYALNALLILAAIIVGSCIHAALFGAVHLPGTIARGYFARFSLSTVMIAVVIRLILLTRESRHKDLVNEQLHAAYLQAQLKLLQEQLNPHFLFNTLSSLSAIVRENPQRAQAYIVHLSKVFRYTLIHSGGHMLTIGTELQHLASYTQLITMRLEDAFRIRINVSPEALQKRIPHLSLQPLVENAVKHNAATSSKVLTVDIYNENDWLVVQNNLQPASGETEGTGLGLANLNERFKLQTSREIAIHQTAEYFIVKLPLV; this is translated from the coding sequence ATGATCAGAAACGAGAGGAAAATATACCTGTACAGCTCCTTATTGATTGCTTTGGTGGTGAATTCGGCCAAATTAATGGCGCTTAATACAGATGGGATCATCGCCCGTTATTGGCAATTTGATATCCGGGAATATGGCTTCCAGTTTCTGTACAACCTGTTGTTTTGCCTCGCACTGTTACACCTGAACCTTGCTCACGACAGATATTTCAGCGTGTACAGACAAAATAAACAGTGGCTGAAGTTATATGCCTTAAATGCACTGTTGATACTGGCAGCCATTATCGTGGGGAGTTGCATACACGCAGCGCTGTTTGGGGCGGTGCACCTTCCGGGAACGATCGCAAGGGGGTATTTCGCCCGGTTTTCACTCAGTACCGTGATGATAGCCGTGGTAATACGCCTTATCCTTCTGACACGGGAAAGCAGGCATAAGGACCTGGTAAACGAACAGCTTCATGCCGCTTATCTGCAAGCCCAGTTGAAACTGCTGCAGGAGCAACTCAACCCACACTTCCTTTTCAATACCCTCAGCAGCCTTTCCGCTATTGTGAGGGAGAATCCGCAACGGGCCCAGGCCTATATCGTCCACCTGTCCAAAGTTTTCCGGTATACCCTGATACACTCGGGCGGTCATATGCTAACGATAGGAACAGAGCTTCAGCATTTGGCATCTTATACGCAACTGATCACCATGCGGCTGGAAGATGCCTTCCGGATCCGGATAAACGTAAGCCCGGAGGCATTGCAGAAACGGATTCCGCACTTATCATTACAGCCGCTGGTTGAAAATGCCGTTAAACATAATGCTGCCACCTCATCAAAGGTGTTAACAGTGGATATTTATAACGAAAACGACTGGCTGGTTGTGCAAAACAACCTGCAGCCGGCCAGCGGCGAAACCGAAGGCACCGGGTTAGGACTGGCCAATCTGAACGAACGATTTAAACTGCAAACCAGCCGCGAAATAGCCATACACCAGACAGCGGAATATTTTATTGTTAAACTGCCCTTAGTATGA
- a CDS encoding alpha/beta fold hydrolase, whose protein sequence is MNHSTKAWLIVLVTCICFKPGKAQQPAAKGYAPVNGLKMYYEVQGNGAPILLLHGAYMSIEGPFRQMMDSLSRTRKVIIFEAQGHARTADINRPITCENMADDAAALLKYLKIDSADVFGYSMGGGTALQLAIRHPQKVKKLIVASASFKKSGMQPELIQMMPGFKAEYLEGTPMKMVYDSLAPNPKNFPVLVEKLKALDTDVQDWPASAISGIQSQTLLIFGDADAIVAEHAVEMFRLLGGGKMGDMGPLPNKRLAILPGTTHMGVMMRPQRLLPVMEDFLKQDAIPPGYM, encoded by the coding sequence ATGAACCACTCAACCAAAGCATGGCTGATTGTACTGGTAACATGCATCTGTTTCAAACCTGGCAAAGCGCAACAACCGGCCGCCAAAGGATACGCCCCCGTAAACGGACTTAAAATGTATTATGAAGTTCAGGGCAACGGCGCCCCCATCCTGTTATTGCATGGCGCCTACATGAGCATCGAAGGGCCTTTTCGCCAAATGATGGATTCACTGTCCCGCACCCGGAAAGTGATCATTTTTGAAGCCCAGGGACATGCCCGTACTGCTGACATCAACCGTCCGATCACTTGTGAGAACATGGCCGATGATGCGGCGGCATTATTAAAGTACCTGAAAATAGACAGTGCGGACGTATTTGGCTACAGCATGGGCGGCGGCACGGCGCTGCAGCTCGCCATAAGGCACCCTCAAAAAGTAAAGAAGCTGATCGTTGCCTCTGCTTCTTTTAAGAAGTCAGGCATGCAACCGGAACTGATACAGATGATGCCAGGCTTCAAGGCGGAATATCTGGAAGGCACCCCTATGAAAATGGTGTATGACAGCCTTGCTCCCAATCCCAAAAACTTCCCTGTGCTGGTAGAAAAGCTGAAAGCGCTGGACACAGACGTGCAGGACTGGCCGGCTTCCGCTATCAGCGGCATCCAATCGCAGACGCTGCTGATCTTTGGTGATGCTGATGCCATTGTCGCAGAACATGCCGTAGAGATGTTCCGGTTACTGGGCGGCGGTAAAATGGGCGACATGGGCCCACTGCCCAATAAACGCCTGGCGATACTTCCCGGCACCACCCATATGGGTGTGATGATGCGGCCACAAAGGCTGCTCCCCGTCATGGAAGATTTCCTGAAACAGGATGCTATCCCTCCCGGATATATGTAA